From one Lactiplantibacillus paraplantarum genomic stretch:
- a CDS encoding restriction endonuclease, whose amino-acid sequence MSYKRWNVEKAIVLALRELGGTASRKIIRQTIAANEYANLKYEDVYDTKVSARTGRSYNPFLYDFNFGLKNLLTVGYISSIEWGKEVSLTSIGRTDSLSHYPTSEQNQLVTNYWNQKTRERAHRKLTAMQEADDKLADRDEDLVVIDDPESQQDADESQWKSDLIECLKKFNPGKFENFSRALISKMGVTIDKNRGVVRSADHGIDGFGYFKSDEFRTSRVAIQCKRYTQDQVSEPEIDKFKGVMDSFNAEYGIFVTTSHFTNRAKAKAMQGNNTVTLIDGQELADLVEKYELQITPIKTYTLNAYYYEQD is encoded by the coding sequence ATGAGTTATAAGCGTTGGAATGTAGAGAAGGCAATTGTTTTAGCACTGCGGGAACTTGGCGGAACAGCCTCACGAAAAATAATCCGCCAGACAATTGCTGCAAATGAATATGCTAATCTGAAGTATGAGGATGTCTATGATACTAAAGTCAGTGCACGGACCGGACGATCGTATAATCCCTTCCTATACGATTTCAACTTTGGGTTAAAAAATCTACTTACAGTTGGTTATATTAGTTCTATAGAATGGGGAAAGGAAGTTTCGCTGACAAGTATTGGCAGAACTGATTCATTATCACATTATCCGACCTCTGAACAAAACCAACTAGTTACGAACTATTGGAATCAAAAGACACGTGAAAGAGCACACCGGAAATTAACAGCAATGCAGGAAGCTGATGACAAGTTGGCAGATAGGGATGAAGACCTGGTCGTAATCGATGATCCAGAGTCGCAGCAAGATGCAGATGAATCACAATGGAAGAGTGATTTAATTGAATGTTTAAAAAAATTCAATCCTGGAAAGTTTGAAAACTTTTCGCGAGCATTGATTTCAAAAATGGGTGTGACCATTGATAAAAATCGTGGTGTGGTACGTTCAGCTGATCACGGTATCGATGGCTTTGGTTATTTTAAATCCGACGAATTTCGTACTAGCCGGGTGGCAATTCAGTGCAAACGGTATACGCAGGACCAGGTATCCGAGCCTGAAATTGATAAATTTAAGGGCGTCATGGATAGTTTTAATGCTGAATATGGTATCTTTGTGACAACTAGTCATTTCACCAACCGAGCTAAAGCTAAGGCGATGCAGGGGAATAATACGGTAACACTCATCGATGGTCAGGAGTTAGCTGATTTAGTTGAAAAATATGAATTACAGATTACCCCCATTAAAACATATACTTTAAATGCATATTATTATGAACAAGATTGA
- a CDS encoding LLM class flavin-dependent oxidoreductase produces the protein MIDVNQLEFGLETFGDIVANADGSLQSAGESLRQIVREGQLADQYGLDIFGIGEHHRPDYSVSSPETVLAATAAVTQHIKLASAVTVLSSDDPVRVYERFATLDGLSNGRAQVMLGRGSFTESFPLFGYDLTDYDDLFNEKLALYDQLRTEKPVTWSGKFRAPLTNQDVYPKTATGELETYIGIGGSPESIIRAAKIGYKVIIAIIGGRADRFKPYIKLYHEAAKKFNQPAYPIAVHSHGFIADDQDEALTVAYQNIKANFDRIGLTRGWAPMSHEQFDRETKYGSFYVGTPSVVAQRIVTTIETLGLGRFDLVYGAGNQTAAQRERMIELYATQVIPQVKAILQAKQVTTK, from the coding sequence ATGATTGATGTTAATCAACTAGAATTTGGGTTAGAAACATTTGGGGATATTGTGGCGAACGCGGATGGTAGTTTACAGTCGGCGGGCGAGTCATTGCGCCAAATCGTGCGCGAAGGTCAGTTAGCGGATCAGTATGGGCTGGATATTTTTGGAATTGGTGAACATCACCGACCAGACTACAGCGTCTCAAGTCCGGAAACGGTGTTGGCAGCCACCGCTGCCGTGACCCAGCACATCAAATTAGCGTCAGCAGTAACGGTGCTGAGTTCCGATGACCCGGTTCGGGTTTATGAACGGTTTGCAACGTTAGACGGTCTGTCTAATGGGCGCGCCCAAGTGATGTTAGGACGGGGATCGTTTACCGAATCGTTCCCGTTATTTGGCTATGATCTGACGGATTATGATGACCTATTTAACGAAAAACTCGCACTATATGACCAACTGCGAACGGAAAAACCAGTGACTTGGTCGGGTAAGTTTCGGGCCCCGTTAACGAATCAAGACGTGTATCCAAAGACGGCTACTGGTGAACTTGAGACTTACATCGGGATTGGTGGTTCACCAGAATCAATTATTCGCGCGGCTAAGATTGGCTATAAAGTCATCATTGCAATCATCGGTGGTCGGGCGGACCGATTTAAACCGTATATCAAACTGTATCATGAAGCCGCTAAAAAATTCAATCAGCCAGCTTATCCGATTGCGGTGCATTCACATGGATTCATTGCGGATGATCAGGATGAGGCCTTGACGGTGGCTTATCAAAATATCAAAGCTAATTTTGATCGCATTGGATTGACTCGGGGCTGGGCGCCAATGAGTCATGAGCAGTTTGATCGTGAAACAAAGTATGGGTCGTTTTATGTTGGGACGCCGAGCGTGGTTGCCCAACGGATCGTGACGACGATTGAAACACTGGGGCTGGGGCGCTTTGACTTAGTATACGGGGCCGGTAATCAAACGGCGGCTCAACGTGAACGAATGATTGAGTTGTATGCGACACAGGTGATTCCACAAGTTAAAGCTATTTTACAAGCGAAGCAGGTGACGACTAAATGA
- a CDS encoding NADPH-dependent F420 reductase, translating into MTIKNVGILGAGKVGIVLAELALAAGYNVRISGSGKVSKIELTIQTLVPGAIASENQDVIANSELIILALPLSRYRQIPATALDGKLVIDAMNYWWETDGVREEVLDPQTSSSEQVQQYFKGSHLVKTLNHMGYHNLQEDARPNGDPARKALLVAGDEPQAVATVAHFVETLGFDPISYPRLANGIMTEPGSPLFGSSLSATALQQIIDHFDETDFGRALAGKHVLDVETNE; encoded by the coding sequence ATGACAATCAAAAACGTTGGGATTCTCGGCGCCGGTAAAGTTGGCATTGTCTTAGCAGAACTTGCATTGGCGGCCGGTTATAACGTTCGCATTTCAGGCTCTGGCAAAGTAAGCAAAATTGAACTAACGATTCAAACACTGGTTCCGGGTGCAATTGCGTCGGAAAATCAGGATGTCATCGCCAACAGTGAGTTAATTATTTTAGCATTGCCGCTGAGTCGTTACCGGCAAATCCCGGCTACGGCGCTTGATGGCAAACTTGTAATTGACGCTATGAATTATTGGTGGGAAACAGACGGGGTACGGGAAGAAGTTCTGGATCCCCAGACGTCCTCCAGCGAACAAGTCCAGCAATACTTCAAAGGGAGCCATCTGGTTAAAACATTGAATCATATGGGTTATCATAATCTGCAAGAAGACGCCAGACCTAATGGCGATCCGGCGCGGAAGGCCCTATTGGTAGCTGGTGATGAGCCCCAAGCCGTAGCAACTGTGGCCCACTTTGTGGAGACGCTTGGGTTTGATCCCATTAGCTATCCCCGACTGGCGAATGGTATTATGACTGAGCCCGGCAGTCCGTTATTTGGATCCAGTTTAAGTGCGACCGCGCTTCAGCAAATCATTGATCATTTTGATGAAACTGATTTTGGCCGTGCGCTGGCGGGTAAACATGTATTGGATGTTGAAACAAACGAGTAG